Proteins encoded within one genomic window of Spirulina major PCC 6313:
- a CDS encoding GTP-binding protein yields the protein MSSVTLIAVAGPTGSGKTTWMSQFLQDPNRSLFYCCPGAGAGSVDQVRIAYRFPWVQLIPEHQAQQVLTTLPDQARVYFEVGFHLDLDSPFFAALPCHHVAVLPPELTASEWHDWADEVIPGNAITVPTSDNLPELWRSPLTGQVFDPPSLDEMLIELTSGAYGRVQRAKGIFELPDGRAFYVDFLEGLQGIEYTELSIPRWLEGRPNRLSGIEVVGWNLDKDAIAQTVLDGCLSDSIIAQYQEQYKALISDETNPEETILA from the coding sequence ATGAGTTCCGTGACATTAATTGCGGTGGCTGGGCCAACGGGTAGCGGCAAAACCACATGGATGAGCCAGTTCCTACAAGACCCGAACCGTTCTTTGTTCTACTGCTGTCCCGGAGCGGGTGCGGGTTCGGTGGATCAGGTGCGGATTGCCTATCGCTTTCCCTGGGTGCAGTTGATTCCGGAGCACCAAGCTCAGCAGGTCTTAACCACCTTGCCAGACCAGGCGCGAGTTTATTTTGAGGTGGGTTTTCACCTTGATCTTGACTCGCCGTTTTTTGCTGCGCTGCCCTGCCATCACGTGGCAGTGTTGCCGCCGGAACTGACGGCTTCGGAGTGGCACGACTGGGCCGATGAAGTGATTCCCGGTAACGCCATCACGGTTCCGACCTCTGATAACCTGCCGGAATTGTGGCGATCGCCCCTCACTGGACAGGTATTTGATCCTCCGAGTTTGGATGAGATGTTGATCGAACTGACCAGCGGTGCTTACGGGAGGGTGCAGCGTGCCAAGGGAATTTTTGAATTGCCCGATGGACGGGCCTTTTACGTTGACTTTCTCGAAGGCTTACAGGGGATCGAATACACAGAATTGAGCATTCCCCGCTGGCTAGAGGGCCGCCCCAATCGCTTAAGCGGCATTGAAGTGGTGGGCTGGAACTTGGATAAAGATGCGATCGCCCAAACCGTCCTCGATGGGTGCTTATCCGATAGCATCATTGCCCAATACCAAGAACAATACAAAGCCTTAATATCTGACGAAACTAATCCAGAGGAGACAATCCTGGCATGA
- a CDS encoding metallophosphoesterase family protein yields the protein MKLAVMSCIHGNYEALNAVLSDIDDQNADQIYCLGDLVGYGPHPNAVVEMIRSLDIPTVQGCWDEDIVEGLNACECSYPSQLAEKRGRLAHEWTNEAIHPEVREYLATLPMTLKRDNLCFVHGSPNSQHEYLLPSMDGFAALERVLAVDADVLFCGHTHVPYVRRLENGTLTVQVQQPGRDPSETQFTTPVKQIINAGSVGEPRHGRPNATYVIYDTDTTQVSLREVAYDYEKTCADILEKGLPPIFAWRLARGMEFAERADDPSHVCQR from the coding sequence ATGAAATTAGCCGTTATGTCCTGCATCCATGGCAACTATGAAGCACTTAACGCGGTGTTGTCGGATATTGATGATCAAAACGCCGATCAGATCTACTGCTTGGGGGATTTAGTTGGTTATGGCCCCCACCCGAATGCAGTGGTGGAGATGATTCGCTCCCTTGATATTCCCACGGTTCAGGGCTGCTGGGATGAAGATATTGTCGAGGGGTTAAACGCCTGCGAATGCAGTTATCCGTCGCAATTAGCAGAAAAACGGGGACGCTTAGCCCATGAATGGACAAACGAGGCCATTCATCCAGAGGTGCGCGAGTATCTGGCAACCCTGCCCATGACCCTGAAGCGGGATAATCTCTGTTTTGTCCATGGCAGTCCCAATAGTCAGCACGAGTATCTCTTGCCCAGTATGGATGGCTTTGCGGCCCTAGAACGAGTCCTGGCGGTTGATGCCGATGTGTTGTTTTGTGGCCATACCCATGTGCCCTATGTGCGGCGTTTGGAAAATGGCACCTTAACGGTACAGGTGCAGCAACCTGGTCGAGATCCTTCAGAAACCCAGTTCACAACCCCTGTTAAACAGATTATTAATGCTGGTTCCGTGGGAGAACCCCGCCACGGTCGCCCCAACGCCACCTATGTGATTTACGACACCGATACCACCCAAGTCAGCCTCCGGGAAGTCGCCTACGACTACGAAAAAACCTGTGCTGACATTCTGGAAAAAGGGTTGCCGCCGATCTTTGCCTGGCGATTAGCGCGGGGCATGGAGTTTGCAGAACGAGCCGATGACCCAAGTCATGTGTGTCAGCGGTAA
- a CDS encoding FAD/NAD(P)-binding protein, whose product MRSLSDVPSLPNTVDIAIVGGGPQALTLVTHLLKKKKSMRHRFVVLDPAGDWLHQWQHQFAAYEIPHLRSPAVHHPDPNPHALRAFAESRPAELFPPYALPGTQLFYDFCQEVIRRWDLQERVIPTQVHRIDLLHRRGWQRFRLGLADGRELTAKRVVLAIAGGRPNYPPWMQTLSSHYPQDRLRHAHHVDLQTLPQLRDETILIVGSGLTSGHLAVGAIARGARVIMMARRTFYEKLFDAEPGWLGPKYLNGFHAETDWQTRWQMIQSARNGGSLTPTILTKLRRLEREGKLSFYEQCEVRSAQWKGDAWQVNCDQSAAHDCIAHLPIDRIWLATGSTLDVNQWPLLDQIRTTHPIPVVNGLRM is encoded by the coding sequence ATGCGATCGCTCTCAGATGTGCCGTCTTTGCCGAACACTGTTGATATCGCCATTGTGGGCGGCGGCCCCCAGGCGTTAACCCTGGTTACGCACCTCCTGAAAAAGAAAAAGTCCATGCGTCATCGCTTTGTGGTACTCGATCCGGCGGGGGATTGGCTGCACCAGTGGCAGCACCAGTTTGCCGCCTATGAGATTCCGCATTTGCGATCGCCCGCTGTTCACCATCCCGACCCCAATCCCCACGCCCTCCGCGCCTTTGCCGAATCTCGCCCGGCGGAACTGTTTCCCCCCTATGCCCTCCCCGGAACCCAACTGTTCTACGACTTTTGCCAGGAGGTGATCCGCCGCTGGGATCTACAAGAGCGAGTGATCCCGACCCAGGTACACCGCATTGATCTGCTCCATCGGCGGGGATGGCAGCGGTTCCGTCTCGGACTGGCTGACGGTCGGGAACTGACGGCGAAGCGGGTGGTGTTAGCGATCGCCGGGGGAAGACCCAACTATCCCCCATGGATGCAAACCCTATCCTCTCATTACCCCCAGGATCGCCTGCGTCATGCCCATCACGTTGATCTGCAAACCCTACCGCAGTTGAGGGACGAAACGATTTTAATTGTGGGGAGTGGGCTGACCAGTGGGCATCTAGCCGTGGGGGCGATCGCCCGTGGCGCAAGGGTGATCATGATGGCGCGGCGCACTTTTTATGAAAAGCTCTTCGATGCCGAACCCGGATGGCTGGGGCCCAAATATCTCAATGGGTTTCACGCCGAAACCGATTGGCAAACCCGCTGGCAGATGATTCAATCGGCCCGTAACGGCGGTTCCCTCACCCCTACCATTCTCACCAAACTGCGCCGCCTGGAACGGGAGGGCAAACTCTCATTTTATGAACAATGCGAAGTGCGCTCAGCCCAGTGGAAAGGGGATGCCTGGCAAGTGAACTGTGATCAATCGGCTGCCCATGATTGCATTGCCCATCTCCCTATTGATCGCATCTGGCTCGCCACGGGCAGCACACTGGATGTGAATCAATGGCCTCTGTTAGACCAAATTCGCACAACCCACCCGATTCCCGTGGTCAATGGCTTACGAATGTAA
- a CDS encoding RNA-guided endonuclease InsQ/TnpB family protein: MKTLKFKLYQHKRNRYLKRTINAAGRIYNHCVALHKRYYRMWGKHLNCARLQKHIAKLRKRNPWWLQVGSQAVQDICQRIEKAYQLFFKHKDRSVRPPNFKKTRKYKSFTLKQAGYKFLGGNRVRIGNKVYQYWNSRPIEGKVKTVTIKRTPLGELFMIVTVDTLSEPQVKTETGNIAGFDFGLKTFLTCSEGFKIDAPLFFKQSLNAVRKASRELSRKQKGSANRERARLNLARKHEDIAHRRRDWFWKLAHQLTNQFDVLCFETLNLKAMQRLWGRKVSDLAFREFLQILEWVATKKGKRVVYVDRWFPSSKACSSCGHILEHLDLETRHWRCPSCSAENDRDENAAMNIKVAGASAIGLGDVRQALPAIAV; encoded by the coding sequence ATGAAAACGCTCAAGTTCAAGCTCTACCAGCATAAGCGGAATAGATACCTCAAGCGGACAATCAATGCCGCAGGGCGTATCTACAACCATTGTGTTGCCCTCCACAAACGGTACTACCGAATGTGGGGCAAGCACTTGAACTGCGCCCGACTACAAAAACACATCGCCAAGCTTCGGAAACGGAACCCCTGGTGGTTGCAGGTGGGTTCTCAAGCCGTACAGGATATCTGCCAACGAATTGAGAAAGCCTATCAACTGTTCTTCAAACACAAAGATAGAAGCGTTCGACCGCCCAACTTCAAGAAAACCCGAAAATACAAATCCTTCACCCTCAAGCAAGCTGGGTACAAATTCCTCGGTGGCAACCGGGTCAGGATTGGGAACAAAGTCTATCAATATTGGAACTCTCGCCCCATTGAGGGCAAGGTCAAGACCGTGACGATTAAACGAACTCCCTTGGGAGAACTGTTCATGATTGTCACGGTAGATACCCTGTCAGAACCCCAAGTCAAAACCGAGACAGGTAACATTGCTGGTTTTGATTTTGGACTCAAGACGTTTCTGACCTGTTCTGAGGGATTCAAGATTGATGCACCCTTGTTCTTCAAGCAGTCACTCAATGCAGTTCGCAAAGCGAGTCGAGAGTTGTCCCGTAAGCAAAAGGGTTCAGCGAATCGGGAACGTGCCCGATTAAACTTAGCCCGCAAGCATGAAGATATTGCCCATCGACGGCGGGACTGGTTTTGGAAGTTAGCCCATCAACTGACGAATCAGTTTGATGTGCTGTGTTTTGAAACCTTGAACCTCAAGGCGATGCAGCGGCTCTGGGGGCGTAAGGTGAGTGATTTGGCGTTTCGGGAGTTTCTGCAAATCCTGGAGTGGGTGGCGACGAAGAAGGGGAAGCGGGTGGTCTATGTTGACCGCTGGTTCCCTTCGAGCAAGGCCTGTTCAAGTTGTGGTCATATTTTGGAGCATCTGGATTTAGAGACTCGCCATTGGCGGTGTCCCAGTTGCTCGGCAGAGAATGACCGGGATGAGAATGCGGCGATGAATATTAAAGTGGCTGGGGCTTCAGCCATTGGGTTAGGTGATGTCAGACAGGCGTTGCCTGCTATTGCTGTTTGA
- a CDS encoding GTP-binding protein, whose product MTSPSSELSIKRGIPVTIITGFLGSGKTTLLNHILSNNNNLKAAVLVNEFGDINIDSQLLVSVDQEMVELSNGCICCTINDDLVDAVYRILERGKQVNCLVIETTGLADPLPIILTFLGTELRDFTHLDSIITMVDAEVFTPDHFDSEAALQQIICADVTILNKTDLAAPEKVKQLETYIGTMKSGARILHSQQGQVPLPLILDVGYNDPAAYAALVQEEIEQTEHDRAHGHHHHDHGHHHDHDHDHHEHEHHHHHSSHLENDGFVSIAFESDRPFQVEKFEQFLQEKLPQNVFRAKGILWFQESELRNIFQLSGPRFDLRGEEWHTPPRNQLIFIGRHLNGDELRQHLNDCLA is encoded by the coding sequence ATGACATCCCCATCGTCCGAACTATCGATCAAACGAGGAATACCTGTGACCATTATCACGGGTTTTCTAGGCAGTGGTAAAACAACACTGTTGAACCATATTCTCAGCAACAACAACAATTTAAAAGCTGCTGTCTTGGTGAATGAATTTGGTGACATCAATATCGATAGCCAGTTGCTTGTCTCGGTTGATCAAGAGATGGTCGAACTCAGTAACGGCTGTATTTGTTGTACAATCAATGATGACTTAGTTGATGCAGTTTACCGGATCTTAGAACGAGGAAAACAGGTCAACTGTCTTGTGATTGAAACCACAGGTTTAGCCGATCCTTTACCAATTATCTTGACCTTTCTCGGCACTGAATTGCGGGATTTCACTCATCTTGATTCCATTATCACGATGGTTGATGCAGAGGTGTTTACGCCTGACCACTTTGACAGCGAAGCAGCACTTCAGCAAATTATCTGTGCAGATGTCACTATCTTGAATAAAACAGATTTAGCGGCTCCTGAAAAAGTGAAGCAATTAGAAACCTACATCGGAACAATGAAAAGTGGAGCGAGAATTCTCCATAGCCAACAAGGTCAAGTGCCCCTGCCGCTCATTCTCGATGTGGGCTATAACGACCCCGCTGCCTATGCTGCTCTGGTGCAGGAGGAAATTGAGCAGACAGAACACGATCGCGCTCATGGGCATCACCACCACGACCACGGGCATCATCATGATCACGATCATGACCATCACGAACATGAACATCATCATCACCATTCCTCCCATTTAGAGAATGATGGGTTTGTTTCGATCGCCTTTGAAAGCGATCGCCCCTTCCAGGTTGAAAAGTTTGAACAGTTCTTGCAAGAAAAACTACCGCAAAATGTATTTCGAGCTAAAGGCATTCTCTGGTTTCAAGAAAGCGAACTCCGCAACATTTTTCAGCTCAGTGGCCCTCGATTTGACCTAAGAGGCGAAGAATGGCACACCCCACCTCGCAACCAGCTTATTTTTATCGGGCGACATCTCAATGGGGATGAACTACGGCAACATCTCAACGATTGCCTCGCCTGA
- a CDS encoding metallophosphoesterase family protein, whose product MHWAILSGIEGNLAAYEAVLQDIRRQRHPVTTLFILGDVVGLKGDNEALIRRLRSPRPGELEPQICVGWWEEQCFSLHGLREVTDAPELLAQFGGDGVKQLWDSVSRELVRWLRSLHFGFHELDCLLIHGSMAGYADELTPATPAIQLCDRLIRADANTLFCGRSGLSFECWVTPHELRSTLTTLDGTQDPQEQGKTARRVVGVGNVGRKPNQATYTLYNPGNDQVTFRTIAYDRAKGFGVSKV is encoded by the coding sequence ATGCATTGGGCGATTTTGAGCGGGATTGAGGGGAATTTGGCGGCCTATGAGGCGGTGTTGCAGGATATTCGGCGGCAGCGTCATCCGGTGACGACCCTCTTTATTTTGGGGGATGTGGTGGGGCTGAAGGGGGATAATGAGGCGCTGATTCGGCGACTGCGATCGCCCCGTCCCGGTGAACTCGAACCTCAGATTTGTGTGGGCTGGTGGGAGGAGCAATGCTTTAGCCTCCATGGGCTGAGGGAGGTAACCGATGCTCCCGAACTTCTGGCGCAATTCGGAGGGGATGGGGTGAAGCAACTGTGGGATTCGGTATCGCGGGAGTTGGTGCGGTGGTTGCGATCGCTCCATTTTGGTTTTCATGAGTTGGATTGCCTCCTGATACACGGCAGTATGGCGGGCTATGCCGATGAACTCACCCCCGCAACTCCCGCCATTCAGTTGTGCGATCGTCTGATTCGCGCCGATGCCAATACGCTATTCTGCGGGCGATCGGGGCTGAGTTTTGAATGTTGGGTGACACCGCATGAGTTGCGATCGACCCTCACGACCTTAGACGGAACCCAAGACCCCCAAGAACAGGGCAAAACCGCCCGCCGCGTCGTCGGGGTGGGCAATGTTGGCCGCAAGCCCAACCAAGCCACCTATACCCTCTACAACCCCGGCAATGATCAAGTCACCTTTAGAACCATTGCCTACGACCGTGCCAAAGGGTTTGGCGTTTCCAAAGTTTGA
- a CDS encoding RtcB family protein — protein sequence MPYASLNLSSPKPVLSWAGHPLGSAETQMAKNVASLPFVFKHVALMPDVHLGKGALVGSVIATHEAIIPAAVGVDIGCGMAAVKLPFHGDQLEGKLKRIRLDIEAAIPVGFESNRECDRAVTNWQGWREFKTLHPGVQRLDGKAMQQLGSLGGGNHFIELCLDADDHVWLMLHSGSRHIGNKLAQCHIDTAKTLQKLSDRKIPDPDLSYFVTGTPEFAAYWRDLQWAQNYARYNREVMMARFKRIVEQHLAGGKPTQPLLTVNCHHNYAAKEVHFGEEVYVTRKGAVRARREDYGIIPGSMGAKSYIVKGKGNAHSYCSCSHGAGRQMSRTKAKKQFTVDDLVAQTEGIECRKDQHVLDEIPSAYKSIETVMNNQADLVEIVATLKQVVCVKG from the coding sequence ATGCCCTACGCATCCTTAAACCTGTCTAGTCCGAAGCCTGTCCTGTCTTGGGCCGGTCATCCCCTCGGTTCTGCCGAAACCCAGATGGCGAAAAATGTCGCCTCGTTGCCCTTCGTGTTTAAACACGTTGCCCTGATGCCCGATGTGCATTTGGGGAAAGGGGCGTTAGTTGGCTCCGTCATCGCCACCCACGAAGCGATTATCCCCGCCGCCGTGGGAGTGGATATTGGCTGCGGCATGGCAGCGGTAAAACTACCGTTTCACGGCGATCAATTAGAGGGAAAGTTAAAGCGGATTCGCCTCGATATTGAAGCGGCGATTCCCGTGGGATTTGAATCGAATCGGGAGTGCGATCGCGCCGTCACCAACTGGCAAGGCTGGCGCGAGTTTAAAACCCTCCATCCCGGCGTGCAACGTTTAGACGGTAAAGCCATGCAGCAACTGGGTTCCCTCGGTGGCGGCAATCACTTCATCGAACTCTGTTTAGATGCTGATGATCACGTCTGGTTAATGCTCCATTCCGGTTCGCGGCATATCGGCAACAAACTTGCCCAATGCCACATCGACACCGCCAAAACCCTGCAAAAACTCAGCGATCGTAAAATCCCCGACCCGGATCTATCCTACTTCGTCACCGGAACCCCCGAATTTGCCGCCTATTGGCGTGATCTCCAATGGGCGCAAAATTACGCCCGCTATAACCGCGAGGTAATGATGGCCCGGTTTAAACGGATTGTCGAGCAACACCTGGCCGGCGGCAAACCCACCCAACCCCTGTTAACCGTCAACTGTCACCACAACTACGCCGCAAAAGAAGTCCACTTTGGCGAAGAAGTCTACGTCACCCGCAAGGGAGCCGTCCGGGCCCGCCGCGAAGACTACGGCATCATCCCCGGTTCCATGGGTGCAAAATCCTACATTGTCAAAGGCAAAGGCAATGCCCACAGCTATTGCAGTTGCAGCCACGGAGCCGGGCGGCAAATGTCCCGCACCAAAGCCAAAAAACAGTTCACTGTTGATGATTTGGTGGCCCAAACGGAGGGGATCGAATGCCGTAAAGATCAGCACGTTCTCGATGAAATTCCCAGCGCCTATAAGTCCATCGAAACGGTGATGAATAATCAAGCCGATCTGGTGGAAATTGTCGCCACTTTGAAACAGGTGGTCTGTGTGAAGGGGTAG
- the psbA gene encoding photosystem II q(b) protein: MTTTVQTQQGGSVWERFCQWVTSTNNRLYVGWFGVLMIPTLLTATTCFIIAFIAAPPVDIDGIREPVAGSLLYGNNIISGAVVPSSNAIGLHFYPIWEAASLDEWLYNGGPYQLVIFHFLIGIFCYMGRQWELSYRLGMRPWICVAYSAPVSAASAVFLIYPMGQGSFSDGMPLGISGTFNFMLVFQAEHNILMHPFHMLGVAGVFGGALFSAMHGSLVTSSLVRETTEIESQNYGYKFGQEEETYNIVAAHGYFGRLIFQYASFNNSRALHFFLGAWPVIGIWFTALGVSTMAFNLNGFNFNQSVLDSQGRVINTWADILNRANLGFEVMHERNAHNFPLDLASAESAPVALTAPAING, from the coding sequence ATGACAACTACAGTTCAAACCCAACAAGGCGGTTCCGTTTGGGAACGCTTTTGCCAATGGGTCACCAGCACCAACAACCGCCTCTACGTGGGCTGGTTTGGTGTCTTGATGATCCCCACCCTCTTGACCGCCACCACCTGCTTCATCATCGCCTTCATCGCTGCTCCCCCCGTGGACATCGACGGCATCCGTGAACCCGTGGCCGGTTCTCTCCTCTACGGCAACAACATCATCTCCGGTGCTGTTGTGCCTTCCTCAAACGCTATCGGTTTGCACTTCTACCCGATCTGGGAAGCTGCTTCCCTCGATGAGTGGCTGTACAACGGTGGCCCTTACCAACTGGTGATTTTCCACTTCCTGATCGGCATCTTCTGCTACATGGGTCGTCAGTGGGAACTCAGCTACCGCCTCGGTATGCGTCCTTGGATTTGTGTTGCATACTCTGCACCCGTCTCCGCCGCTTCCGCAGTGTTCCTCATCTACCCCATGGGTCAAGGGTCCTTCTCCGACGGCATGCCCCTCGGAATCTCCGGAACCTTTAACTTCATGCTCGTGTTCCAAGCCGAGCACAACATCCTGATGCACCCCTTCCACATGCTCGGTGTGGCTGGTGTCTTCGGTGGTGCTTTGTTCTCCGCCATGCACGGTTCCTTGGTGACTTCCTCCCTAGTGCGGGAAACCACCGAAATCGAAAGCCAAAACTACGGCTACAAATTCGGACAAGAAGAAGAAACCTACAACATCGTTGCAGCCCACGGCTACTTCGGTCGTCTCATCTTCCAATACGCTTCCTTCAACAACTCCCGCGCTCTGCACTTCTTTTTAGGTGCATGGCCCGTGATTGGGATTTGGTTCACCGCCTTGGGTGTGTCCACGATGGCATTCAACCTGAACGGGTTCAACTTCAACCAATCGGTGCTCGATAGCCAAGGTCGCGTCATCAATACCTGGGCGGACATCCTGAACCGCGCTAACCTCGGTTTTGAAGTGATGCACGAACGCAATGCCCACAACTTCCCCTTAGATTTGGCTTCTGCTGAGTCTGCGCCTGTGGCTTTGACCGCTCCTGCGATTAACGGTTAA
- a CDS encoding histidine triad nucleotide-binding protein, whose amino-acid sequence MSDTIFGKIIRREIPADIVYEDDLCLAFNDISPQAPTHILVIPKKNIPRLSDSHSEDHAILGHLLCMVRQIAANAGLSNGYRVVINNGQDGGQTVDHLHLHILGGRAMAWPPG is encoded by the coding sequence ATGAGCGACACCATTTTTGGCAAAATCATTCGCCGTGAAATTCCCGCCGATATCGTTTACGAAGACGATCTTTGTCTTGCCTTCAACGACATCAGCCCCCAAGCCCCCACCCATATTTTGGTCATCCCCAAAAAAAACATTCCCCGCCTCTCCGACTCCCACAGCGAAGATCACGCCATTCTCGGTCACCTGCTTTGCATGGTGCGCCAAATTGCCGCCAACGCCGGCCTAAGCAACGGCTATCGCGTCGTGATTAACAACGGCCAAGATGGCGGGCAAACCGTAGACCATCTCCATCTCCACATCTTGGGCGGTCGCGCCATGGCCTGGCCCCCCGGTTGA